The proteins below come from a single Comamonas antarctica genomic window:
- a CDS encoding sulfurtransferase — MKKMLAFAAALTAAQWVAAAQPLLTPAQLNSLQATPAQARVIDIRDPQAYAAQHIPGAVNAPYGKWRGPATNPGELPDVSKLTQLVQSLGLTPATHAVVVSTGADATDFGASARVYWTLKTLGLKELSIVNGGMKAWTEAGLPQDTAAPTIAASQWQPQLDDRLIATREDIRRNIDLSNAALVDSRPDAFYQGKTRAPAAKLSGTLPGAQQLDFNQWFVPGTSTFVDAAAAKQIAAKVQRKSGQDMVAFCNTGHWAATDWFGLSEMAGLPNVKLYAGSMVDWTQQPGAPALENQPSRAESLAYDARQWWQRKFK; from the coding sequence ATGAAAAAAATGCTTGCCTTTGCCGCGGCGCTGACAGCCGCCCAATGGGTGGCCGCAGCCCAGCCGCTGCTGACGCCAGCGCAATTGAACAGCCTGCAGGCCACGCCGGCGCAGGCGCGGGTGATCGACATCCGCGATCCGCAGGCCTATGCCGCGCAACACATTCCCGGCGCGGTGAATGCGCCCTATGGCAAATGGCGCGGCCCGGCCACCAATCCCGGCGAATTGCCTGACGTCTCCAAACTCACGCAACTCGTGCAGTCGCTGGGCCTCACGCCCGCGACCCATGCGGTGGTGGTCTCGACCGGAGCCGATGCCACCGATTTCGGCGCTTCGGCGCGCGTCTACTGGACGCTCAAGACGCTGGGCCTCAAGGAGCTGTCCATCGTCAACGGCGGCATGAAGGCCTGGACCGAAGCCGGGCTGCCGCAGGACACGGCCGCGCCGACGATTGCGGCCAGCCAGTGGCAACCCCAACTGGACGACCGCCTGATTGCCACGCGCGAAGATATCCGCCGCAACATCGACCTGAGCAATGCCGCGCTGGTCGATTCGCGTCCCGATGCCTTCTACCAGGGCAAGACGCGCGCGCCCGCAGCCAAGCTCTCGGGCACGCTGCCCGGTGCGCAGCAGCTGGACTTCAACCAATGGTTCGTGCCCGGCACATCGACCTTTGTCGACGCCGCCGCAGCAAAACAGATTGCCGCCAAGGTGCAGCGCAAATCGGGCCAGGACATGGTGGCTTTCTGCAACACCGGCCACTGGGCGGCTACCGACTGGTTTGGCCTGAGCGAAATGGCCGGCCTGCCCAACGTCAAGCTGTATGCGGGCTCGATGGTCGACTGGACCCAGCAGCCCGGTGCGCCGGCGTTGGAAAACCAGCCCAGCCGCGCCGAATCGCTGGCGTATGACGCACGCCAATGGTGGCAGCGCAAGTTCAAGTAA
- a CDS encoding DMT family transporter encodes MRTSPIPLAISRPKLLLSDRARTLAWLGLMVLLWGLSWPATRIALDAVPPLWLAAIRFGSAALCLFAFVALRGRLAFPPRADWPIVASMGLLQMMTFTGLGMIAMTHVDTSRAVLLAYTTPLWGVIAGWMMHRNAPTRWQLLALAVGLAGVGLVCSPWEMDWSAPGTVMGAAFLLIGAICWSVVILHIKRHRWSASPLALAPWQMLLAAVPLSCFALALEGSPAAIAFDLRLLELLLFIGPVATSACFVISAEHGRRISTFAMSNFTLGVPLIGILASMLLLGNSLSPLFAAGLCLVFAGMLLAAMAAARARA; translated from the coding sequence ATGCGCACTTCCCCGATTCCGTTGGCCATTTCCCGGCCCAAGCTGCTCCTCTCCGACCGGGCCCGTACGCTGGCTTGGCTTGGACTCATGGTGCTGCTGTGGGGGCTGAGCTGGCCCGCGACCAGGATTGCCCTGGATGCCGTGCCGCCGCTATGGCTTGCGGCCATCCGTTTCGGCAGCGCCGCACTGTGCCTGTTTGCCTTTGTCGCGCTGCGCGGCCGGCTGGCCTTTCCGCCACGCGCCGACTGGCCCATCGTCGCCAGCATGGGGCTGCTGCAGATGATGACCTTCACCGGCCTGGGCATGATTGCCATGACCCATGTCGACACCAGCCGCGCGGTGCTTCTGGCCTACACCACCCCGCTGTGGGGCGTCATTGCGGGCTGGATGATGCACCGCAATGCACCCACGCGCTGGCAACTGCTGGCACTGGCCGTGGGCCTCGCCGGGGTGGGCCTGGTGTGCTCGCCCTGGGAGATGGACTGGTCGGCGCCTGGCACGGTCATGGGCGCGGCCTTCCTGCTCATCGGCGCGATCTGCTGGTCGGTGGTGATCCTGCACATCAAGCGCCATCGGTGGAGCGCCTCCCCGCTGGCGCTCGCGCCCTGGCAGATGCTGCTGGCCGCAGTACCTCTGTCGTGCTTTGCGTTGGCGCTGGAGGGCTCGCCCGCCGCGATTGCCTTCGACCTGCGGCTGCTGGAACTGCTGCTGTTCATCGGACCGGTTGCGACCTCGGCCTGCTTCGTGATCTCGGCCGAGCATGGCCGGCGCATCAGCACCTTTGCGATGTCCAACTTCACGCTGGGCGTGCCGCTGATCGGCATCCTGGCGTCCATGTTGCTGTTGGGCAACAGCCTGTCGCCGCTGTTTGCGGCCGGCCTGTGCCTGGTGTTCGCGGGCATGCTGCTCGCCGCCATGGCCGCCGCACGCGCGCGCGCGTGA
- a CDS encoding Lrp/AsnC family transcriptional regulator, whose translation MNEISLDEASLRILDELQKDAQLSNAELAERVGLSASPCWRRVAELKQSGVLRASVSLVDPLKLGLAVNVFVHVSLRHQDKQSLEVFTRAIAQRPEVMECYLMSGEADFMLRVVIEDLIKYQNLLLECLTQIPSVASIRSSFALSQVKYTTALPTGHLRRR comes from the coding sequence TTGAACGAGATTTCCCTCGACGAAGCGAGCCTGCGCATCCTCGACGAGCTGCAAAAGGATGCGCAGCTGAGCAATGCCGAACTCGCGGAGCGCGTGGGCCTGTCGGCCTCGCCCTGCTGGCGCCGCGTCGCCGAGCTCAAGCAAAGCGGCGTGCTGCGCGCGTCGGTTTCGCTGGTCGACCCGCTCAAGCTCGGCCTGGCCGTCAATGTCTTCGTGCATGTCTCGCTCAGGCATCAGGACAAGCAGTCGCTCGAAGTCTTCACGCGTGCCATTGCCCAGCGGCCCGAGGTGATGGAGTGCTATCTGATGAGCGGCGAGGCCGATTTCATGTTGCGCGTGGTGATCGAGGACCTGATCAAGTACCAGAACCTGCTGCTTGAATGCCTCACGCAGATTCCCAGCGTGGCCAGCATCCGCTCGAGTTTTGCGCTGAGCCAGGTCAAGTACACCACGGCGCTGCCCACCGGGCATCTGCGCCGGCGCTGA
- a CDS encoding C39 family peptidase, with protein MLLPRVSSLCLRPAACAALLAALWAAACAAPAALAESARPDFSAQPALFPGVAMGGVAVPVVSMRQARLSGTMLQQYDFSCGSAALATLLTHHYRTPVTEAQVFESMYLEGDQAKIRREGFSYLDMKRYLARLGFAADGFEQPLDKLNDARIPALALINENGYQHFVVIKGVQADRVLLGDPAQGTRAMPRRQFESLWTNRLLFVIHNRMDQAQFNRVADWRAAPRAPMNTSLGQDSLSIVTMPKHGPGGF; from the coding sequence ATGTTGCTGCCACGTGTTTCGAGTCTTTGCCTGCGGCCGGCGGCATGCGCCGCGCTGCTGGCCGCGCTATGGGCCGCGGCCTGCGCCGCGCCTGCGGCGCTGGCCGAATCGGCCCGGCCCGACTTCTCGGCGCAGCCGGCGCTGTTCCCGGGGGTGGCCATGGGTGGCGTGGCCGTGCCGGTGGTGAGCATGCGCCAGGCGCGCCTTTCCGGCACCATGCTCCAGCAATACGATTTCAGCTGCGGTTCCGCGGCCCTCGCCACGCTGCTCACGCACCACTACCGCACGCCCGTGACCGAGGCCCAGGTGTTTGAATCCATGTACCTCGAAGGCGACCAGGCCAAGATCCGGCGCGAGGGCTTTTCCTATCTCGACATGAAGCGCTATCTGGCGCGCCTGGGTTTTGCGGCCGACGGTTTCGAGCAGCCGCTGGACAAGCTCAACGACGCGCGCATTCCGGCGCTGGCGCTGATCAACGAGAACGGCTACCAGCATTTCGTGGTGATCAAGGGCGTGCAGGCCGACCGCGTGCTGCTGGGCGACCCGGCGCAGGGCACGCGCGCCATGCCGCGGCGCCAGTTCGAATCGCTATGGACCAACCGCCTGCTGTTCGTGATCCACAACCGCATGGACCAGGCGCAGTTCAACCGCGTTGCCGACTGGCGCGCCGCGCCGCGCGCGCCCATGAACACCAGCCTGGGCCAGGACAGCCTGAGCATCGTCACCATGCCCAAACACGGACCGGGAGGTTTCTGA
- a CDS encoding PspA/IM30 family protein — protein sequence MQKSRLSHPLLVTSGLALMLGSAGLHAQQAPARAGTQQAPARPNTQQRIDNLQRQLDEQRQEIERLRSLVSQQQSNQDALQQRLQQEQNAARATARVVESQPGAVTAAAGASPPVAVRVDPHEGQGQRVVQVGVAPAAPEAPPVVPMFDQPGILTPPGRYVLEPSVQYGYSSSNRVALVGYTIIPALLIGLVDVREVKRNTITAALTGRWGLTNRLEAELRVPYVYRNDASISREIFTGAAAEQSFSSRGHAVGDVEMAVRYQLNQPRADRPYLIGSLRFKSRTGKDPFDVVTDCQTRCIGNTTGTGLPLDLPTGSGFYSLQPSLTWLMASDPAVFFGGISYTYNFGRDDISRQVLNGQREYIGSIKPGNIWGLNFGMGMALNDRSSFSMGLDLSSIGRTKQNGSSVASSVRAQIATLQLGYSYRLSQRTTLNVSVGAGLTRDTPDLTLTVRLPMSF from the coding sequence ATGCAGAAATCGAGACTTTCCCACCCTCTGCTGGTGACCAGCGGCTTGGCACTGATGCTGGGCAGCGCGGGACTGCACGCCCAGCAGGCGCCGGCGCGCGCGGGCACGCAACAGGCGCCTGCGCGTCCCAATACGCAGCAGCGCATCGACAACCTGCAGCGCCAGCTCGACGAGCAGCGCCAGGAAATCGAGCGCCTGCGCAGCCTGGTCTCGCAGCAGCAAAGCAACCAGGATGCGTTGCAGCAGCGCCTGCAGCAGGAGCAGAACGCGGCGCGTGCCACCGCCAGGGTGGTGGAGTCGCAGCCGGGCGCCGTGACCGCGGCCGCCGGTGCCTCGCCGCCCGTGGCGGTGCGGGTCGACCCGCACGAGGGGCAGGGCCAGCGCGTGGTCCAGGTGGGCGTGGCTCCGGCCGCGCCCGAGGCGCCGCCGGTCGTGCCGATGTTCGACCAGCCGGGCATCCTGACCCCGCCCGGGCGCTATGTGCTCGAGCCATCGGTGCAGTATGGCTACTCGTCGAGCAACCGGGTGGCGCTCGTGGGCTACACCATCATTCCGGCGCTGCTGATCGGCCTGGTCGACGTGCGCGAGGTCAAGCGCAACACCATCACCGCGGCGCTCACGGGCCGATGGGGGCTGACCAATCGGCTGGAAGCCGAGTTGCGCGTGCCCTACGTCTACCGCAACGATGCGTCGATCAGCCGCGAGATCTTCACCGGCGCGGCCGCGGAGCAGTCATTCAGCAGCCGCGGCCATGCGGTGGGCGATGTGGAGATGGCGGTGCGCTACCAGCTCAATCAGCCGCGCGCCGACCGTCCCTATCTGATCGGCTCGCTGCGCTTCAAGAGCCGCACCGGCAAGGATCCGTTCGATGTCGTGACGGACTGCCAGACGCGCTGCATAGGCAACACCACGGGCACCGGGCTGCCGCTGGACCTGCCCACGGGCTCGGGCTTCTATTCGCTGCAGCCCTCGCTCACCTGGCTCATGGCGTCCGACCCGGCGGTGTTCTTTGGCGGCATCAGCTATACCTACAATTTCGGCCGCGACGATATCTCGCGCCAGGTGCTCAACGGACAGCGCGAGTACATCGGCTCGATCAAGCCGGGCAATATCTGGGGGCTGAATTTCGGCATGGGCATGGCGCTCAACGACCGCTCGTCGTTCAGCATGGGCCTCGATCTGAGCTCGATCGGCCGCACCAAGCAAAACGGCAGCTCGGTGGCGAGTTCGGTGCGCGCGCAGATCGCCACCTTGCAACTGGGCTACTCGTACCGGCTGAGCCAGCGCACCACGCTCAACGTGTCTGTGGGCGCCGGGCTCACGCGCGACACCCCCGACCTGACCCTGACGGTGCGCCTGCCGATGTCGTTCTGA
- a CDS encoding sigma-54 interaction domain-containing protein, producing the protein MKQAHILCLDLEGGGMDEVARRLQQLGWQVTLAADAAAAPLAQRDAGVGLLGVGTARPQTLELVERCLQSAPGMEWVALCEEVALEGVAFRRQALESFFDYQVMPLDWPAMQHVLEHLERRARLRQCQSQPAAAGDALGMVGRSAGMQQLRQDIAKVAQTQASVLIGGESGTGKELAARAIHDCSTRRDRPFVAINCAAVAPALIQSELFGHERGAFTGAAAQKRGLIETAQGGTLFLDEIGDLPLDLQAHLLRFLQNRTLTRVGGLVDIEVDVRVVAASHVDLASAVAQGRFREDLFYRLNVLALQVPPLRERIEDVPELAQHFFARCAADRPARLQGFSRQALAAMLGYAWPGNVRELYNRVLRAVVMSDARWIGVADLGLPRTQLVAGAQLDLARTQAEREAIHQTLSRVGNNITHAARDLGISRMTLYRLMDKHGLALPAREVQDAHWRRENLR; encoded by the coding sequence ATGAAGCAGGCGCATATCCTCTGCCTGGATCTCGAAGGCGGTGGCATGGACGAAGTCGCGCGGCGGCTGCAGCAGCTGGGCTGGCAGGTGACGCTGGCCGCCGATGCGGCAGCGGCGCCGCTGGCGCAACGCGACGCCGGGGTCGGCCTGCTGGGCGTGGGCACGGCCCGGCCCCAGACGCTGGAGCTGGTCGAACGCTGCCTGCAGTCGGCGCCCGGCATGGAATGGGTGGCGCTGTGCGAGGAGGTGGCGCTCGAGGGCGTGGCATTCCGGCGCCAGGCGCTCGAGAGCTTTTTCGACTACCAGGTCATGCCGCTCGACTGGCCTGCCATGCAGCATGTGCTGGAGCATCTTGAGCGGCGGGCACGCCTGCGCCAGTGCCAAAGCCAGCCGGCCGCTGCCGGCGACGCGCTGGGCATGGTGGGCCGCAGTGCCGGCATGCAGCAGCTGCGCCAGGACATCGCGAAGGTGGCGCAGACCCAGGCTTCGGTACTGATCGGCGGAGAAAGCGGCACCGGCAAGGAGCTCGCGGCGCGCGCCATCCATGACTGCTCCACGCGCCGCGACCGGCCGTTCGTGGCCATCAACTGCGCGGCGGTCGCACCCGCGCTGATCCAGTCGGAACTGTTCGGCCACGAGCGCGGGGCGTTCACCGGCGCCGCGGCGCAAAAGCGCGGGCTGATCGAGACCGCGCAGGGCGGCACGCTGTTTCTCGACGAGATCGGCGACCTGCCGCTCGATCTGCAGGCGCATCTGCTGCGTTTCCTGCAGAACCGCACGCTCACGCGCGTCGGCGGGCTGGTCGACATCGAAGTCGATGTGCGCGTGGTGGCGGCCTCGCATGTGGACCTGGCCAGTGCCGTGGCCCAGGGGCGTTTCCGCGAGGACCTGTTCTACCGCCTCAACGTGCTGGCCCTGCAGGTGCCGCCGCTGCGCGAACGCATCGAGGACGTGCCTGAGCTGGCCCAGCATTTCTTTGCGCGTTGCGCGGCCGACCGGCCCGCGCGGCTGCAGGGCTTCAGCCGCCAGGCGCTGGCGGCCATGCTGGGCTACGCCTGGCCCGGCAATGTGCGCGAACTCTACAACCGGGTGCTGCGCGCCGTGGTGATGAGCGATGCGCGCTGGATCGGCGTGGCCGATCTGGGCCTGCCGAGAACGCAACTCGTGGCCGGCGCGCAGCTGGATCTGGCGCGCACCCAGGCCGAGCGCGAAGCCATCCACCAGACGCTGAGCCGCGTCGGCAACAACATCACCCATGCGGCGCGCGACCTGGGCATCTCGCGCATGACGCTGTACCGGCTGATGGACAAGCACGGCCTGGCGCTGCCGGCGCGCGAGGTGCAGGACGCCCATTGGCGCCGCGAGAACCTGCGCTGA
- the hemH gene encoding ferrochelatase produces the protein MPSRFVPEPPFIHGQVPRTAVLLCNLGTPDAPTAPAVRRYLAQFLGDDRVVEIPKLAWWPILHGIILRTRPAKSAAKYATVWHPQDGSPLAHWTARQALLLRGWLGEAGQHVLVRHAMRYGNPSIASELDALKAEGATRILILPLYPQYSGTTTASVFDAVYDWARTQRHIPELRFVNRYHDDAGYIDALARRIEAHWRDAGRSAHLVMSFHGVPERTLHLGDPYHCESHKTGRLLAERLGLAPSQYTITFQSRFGKAKWLEPYTEPTLVAMAQRGVQSVDVVCPGFTSDCLETLEEINQEAREAFLHAGGKAFAYIPCLNDSAPWITALSQLTQQHLAGWPTAMPDAAALERSAQRARGMGAAQ, from the coding sequence ATGCCTTCACGCTTTGTGCCCGAACCCCCTTTCATCCACGGACAGGTGCCGCGCACCGCCGTGCTGCTGTGCAACCTGGGCACGCCCGATGCGCCGACGGCGCCGGCCGTGCGCCGTTATCTCGCGCAGTTCCTTGGCGACGACCGCGTCGTGGAGATCCCGAAACTGGCCTGGTGGCCGATCCTGCACGGCATCATCCTGCGCACGCGCCCGGCGAAATCGGCCGCGAAGTATGCAACCGTGTGGCATCCCCAGGACGGCTCGCCGCTCGCGCATTGGACCGCGCGCCAGGCGCTGCTGCTGCGCGGCTGGCTTGGCGAGGCGGGCCAGCATGTGCTGGTTCGGCACGCGATGCGCTATGGCAACCCGTCCATCGCCAGCGAACTCGATGCGCTCAAGGCCGAAGGCGCGACGCGCATCCTGATCCTGCCGCTGTACCCGCAGTACTCGGGCACCACCACGGCCAGCGTGTTCGATGCGGTGTACGACTGGGCGCGCACGCAGCGCCACATTCCCGAGCTGCGCTTCGTCAACCGCTACCACGACGACGCGGGGTATATCGACGCGCTGGCGCGGCGCATCGAGGCGCACTGGCGCGATGCCGGGCGCAGCGCGCATCTGGTGATGAGCTTTCACGGCGTGCCCGAACGCACGCTGCACCTGGGCGATCCCTACCACTGCGAAAGCCACAAGACCGGCCGGCTGCTGGCCGAACGCCTGGGCCTGGCGCCGTCGCAGTACACCATCACCTTCCAGTCGCGCTTTGGCAAGGCGAAATGGCTTGAGCCGTACACCGAGCCGACGCTGGTCGCCATGGCCCAGCGCGGCGTGCAAAGCGTCGACGTGGTCTGCCCGGGCTTCACCAGCGACTGCCTGGAAACGCTCGAGGAAATCAACCAGGAAGCGCGCGAAGCCTTCCTGCATGCGGGCGGCAAGGCGTTTGCCTATATCCCCTGCCTCAACGACAGCGCGCCCTGGATCACGGCGCTGAGCCAGCTGACGCAGCAGCATCTCGCGGGCTGGCCCACGGCCATGCCGGATGCGGCGGCGCTCGAACGATCGGCGCAGCGCGCCCGCGGCATGGGCGCGGCGCAATAG
- a CDS encoding HAD family hydrolase produces MQALPDFSAFGGVPAHAIRAHGVRAHAIRAITIDLDDTLWPIWPTIERAERVLLEWLHVHAPATAQSLQTAEAVRAVRNEIGSLRPDLAHDLNGLRRESIRLALTRAGDDHTLAEAAFDTFFAERQRVELFEDALPALEFLSSRWPVVALSNGTADVHVVGLGRFFHASVSAHRVGFAKPDARIFALAAEAAGVPADSVLHIGDDAMLDVKGAMDAGMHAAWLNRAGVDWPHEGVTPHATVASLAQLCQGLAQG; encoded by the coding sequence ATGCAAGCTCTCCCTGATTTCAGTGCCTTCGGCGGCGTGCCTGCCCACGCCATCCGTGCCCACGGCGTGCGTGCCCACGCCATCCGTGCCATCACCATCGATCTCGACGACACGCTGTGGCCCATCTGGCCGACCATCGAACGCGCCGAGCGCGTGCTGCTCGAATGGCTGCACGTCCATGCGCCGGCCACGGCGCAGTCGCTGCAGACCGCCGAAGCCGTGCGCGCGGTGCGCAACGAGATCGGCAGCCTGCGGCCCGATCTCGCGCATGACCTCAACGGCCTGCGGCGCGAATCCATCCGCCTGGCGCTGACGCGTGCCGGCGACGACCACACGCTGGCCGAAGCCGCGTTCGATACCTTCTTTGCCGAACGCCAACGCGTCGAGCTGTTCGAGGACGCGCTGCCCGCGCTGGAATTCCTGTCGTCGCGCTGGCCCGTCGTGGCGTTGAGCAACGGCACGGCCGATGTGCATGTCGTGGGGCTCGGGCGCTTCTTCCACGCCAGCGTGAGCGCCCACCGCGTGGGCTTTGCCAAGCCCGACGCGCGCATCTTCGCGCTCGCGGCCGAAGCCGCGGGCGTGCCCGCAGACAGCGTGCTGCACATCGGCGACGACGCCATGCTCGACGTCAAGGGCGCGATGGATGCGGGTATGCACGCAGCCTGGCTCAACCGCGCGGGCGTAGACTGGCCGCACGAGGGGGTGACGCCCCACGCGACGGTGGCCAGTCTCGCGCAGTTGTGTCAGGGTCTGGCCCAAGGCTGA
- a CDS encoding DUF2189 domain-containing protein produces the protein MPSILPSRLSPSALPPVHSIGLLQPLAWLGLAWRDLCRAPLLGYAHGLVLALLGAAILAVGHNRFWLMAGALSGFLVIGPVVATSLYAISRALERGEAVGPGLVRQTWMRWQSGHAGLQQHAGYWCLVRFGLLLSLAATGWVVVSASLITVLSPVPVRTPMDFLQQVVLAHDGRLFALWLALGSFLAAPIFASSVVAMPLLLDRRVSVWQAVLTSWTVVIANPAPMALWAALIVLFTLLGLGSLLIGLVAVVPMLGHASWHAYRDLVDVSGLAPREPAPPGRAL, from the coding sequence ATGCCCAGTATCCTGCCCTCCCGCCTGTCTCCCTCCGCGCTTCCCCCGGTCCACAGCATCGGCCTGCTGCAGCCGCTGGCCTGGCTAGGGCTGGCCTGGCGCGACCTGTGCCGCGCGCCGCTGTTGGGCTACGCGCACGGTCTGGTATTGGCGCTGCTGGGCGCTGCCATCCTGGCCGTCGGGCACAATCGCTTCTGGCTGATGGCTGGGGCCCTGTCGGGGTTTCTCGTCATCGGACCGGTGGTGGCCACCAGCCTGTATGCGATCAGCCGCGCGCTGGAGCGCGGCGAGGCGGTCGGCCCGGGCCTGGTGCGCCAGACCTGGATGCGTTGGCAGAGCGGCCATGCAGGGCTGCAGCAGCACGCCGGCTATTGGTGCCTGGTGCGCTTCGGCCTGCTGCTGTCGTTGGCGGCCACGGGCTGGGTCGTGGTGTCGGCGTCGCTGATCACCGTGCTGTCGCCGGTGCCGGTGCGCACGCCCATGGATTTCCTGCAGCAGGTGGTGCTGGCCCACGATGGCCGCTTGTTTGCACTGTGGCTGGCGCTGGGCAGTTTCCTGGCCGCGCCGATCTTTGCGTCCAGCGTCGTGGCCATGCCGCTGCTGCTCGACCGCCGCGTGAGCGTCTGGCAAGCCGTGCTGACCAGCTGGACGGTCGTGATTGCCAACCCGGCGCCCATGGCGCTGTGGGCGGCGTTGATTGTGTTGTTTACCCTGCTGGGCCTGGGCTCGCTGCTGATCGGCCTGGTGGCCGTGGTTCCGATGCTGGGACATGCGAGCTGGCATGCCTACCGTGACCTGGTGGATGTGTCCGGGCTCGCGCCGCGCGAGCCGGCGCCGCCGGGCAGGGCGTTGTAG
- a CDS encoding DUF2788 domain-containing protein, with product MIFGFTEEQIAHFFLTYGVGAFILFMLFIILQLARQSKAGKFGTFVIFLGLGVGFIGFIAKFIIQWWLER from the coding sequence GTGATTTTCGGGTTTACGGAAGAGCAGATCGCGCACTTCTTTCTCACCTACGGGGTGGGGGCGTTCATTCTTTTCATGCTGTTCATCATCTTGCAGCTGGCGCGCCAGTCCAAGGCCGGCAAGTTCGGCACCTTCGTGATCTTTCTCGGACTGGGCGTGGGTTTCATCGGCTTCATCGCCAAGTTCATCATCCAGTGGTGGCTGGAGCGATAG
- a CDS encoding LysR family transcriptional regulator: MFTSERLKGIDVFVCVVDAGSFTAAGERLHLTNSAVGKAVARLESRLGVRLFERTTRRLALTDAGQAFHKTCQQVLGQLEEAEHVLKSEGSAPQGRLRIDLPATYGQLRVMPLLFDFVKAYPGVQPQISFTDRFVDLVEDGIDVAVRIGGSERWPAPIGHRYLGRDRRVFCCAPAYLERVGPLADDRAALNAMDGVLYLRADGSPAPWLIQRGTAPIEHLQPTARLEVGNAQAWVDAVLQGLGVAQISTWLVGERIARGELVEVLPSFAADGLPLYLLWQRSRQLLPKVDALLGHLGKGLSV; this comes from the coding sequence ATGTTCACTTCCGAGCGCCTCAAGGGGATAGACGTATTTGTCTGCGTGGTCGATGCCGGCAGCTTCACCGCCGCGGGCGAACGCCTGCATCTGACCAACTCGGCCGTGGGCAAGGCCGTGGCGCGGCTCGAGTCGCGCCTGGGCGTGCGGCTGTTCGAGCGCACCACGCGGCGGCTGGCGCTGACCGATGCCGGCCAGGCGTTCCACAAGACCTGCCAGCAGGTGCTGGGCCAACTCGAGGAAGCCGAGCATGTGCTCAAGTCCGAGGGCAGCGCGCCCCAGGGCCGGTTGCGCATCGATCTGCCCGCGACCTACGGCCAGCTGCGCGTCATGCCGCTGCTGTTTGATTTCGTGAAGGCCTATCCCGGCGTACAGCCACAGATCTCGTTCACCGACCGGTTTGTCGACCTGGTCGAAGACGGCATCGATGTCGCGGTGCGCATTGGCGGCAGCGAGCGCTGGCCCGCGCCCATCGGCCACCGGTATCTGGGCCGCGACCGGCGCGTCTTCTGCTGCGCGCCCGCCTATCTCGAACGCGTCGGCCCGTTGGCCGACGACCGGGCGGCGCTGAATGCCATGGACGGCGTGCTCTATCTGCGTGCCGATGGGTCGCCTGCGCCCTGGCTGATTCAGCGCGGCACGGCGCCGATCGAGCATCTCCAGCCGACGGCGCGCCTGGAAGTGGGCAATGCCCAGGCCTGGGTCGATGCGGTGCTGCAGGGGCTGGGCGTGGCGCAGATTTCGACCTGGCTCGTGGGCGAGCGGATCGCGCGCGGGGAACTGGTCGAGGTGCTGCCGTCGTTTGCCGCGGACGGCCTGCCGCTGTATCTGCTTTGGCAGCGCAGCCGCCAACTGCTGCCCAAGGTGGATGCGCTGCTGGGCCATCTGGGAAAAGGACTGAGCGTTTGA